Proteins encoded by one window of Chondromyces crocatus:
- a CDS encoding helicase-related protein — translation MSQSARGLTVEDTADWPRTVRDAYTKLSAGHVSIDLSETGEPFRVPESGVVDDHTRGKMARTAYWYKCLRDGRRRVLDGLPRVNGVELDPDAEHPRILAAVKEIERWTQQREKVLVFGVFLRPLRLLRDVLNVRHALRAVSAGRPIAHAVHSDAALLGIAVRQRERLWDEGALSGRLSMRDVTEMRRALADGHKAYERLRNKVHRRAKQPVASWMGDPSLFGGARRDSALQKALEHHLASFLLEDVLAMRDDAHETLSNNDDVSDERVHELSNIFVEERFRPLLGELDGEDVDEDQAAFRQDALRALLEDDDVRQSFHARLLQGATRWQTRRYLQAAFNRPGASPGVLIAQSQVGREGLNLHESCRVVVQFHAEWNPAVLEQQIGRVDRKGSFWERRARSWLDAGAQGEPPFIEVRQLVFEGTYDAFQWDRVMGRQHHFDASLFGALLPAEAWERVPEVRLRGLREAAPSFQPTLGRVVRST, via the coding sequence ATGAGCCAGAGCGCTCGCGGGCTCACGGTGGAGGACACCGCAGACTGGCCGCGGACCGTGCGTGACGCATACACGAAGCTCTCGGCGGGACACGTCAGCATCGACCTGTCGGAGACGGGTGAACCCTTCCGGGTGCCCGAGTCCGGTGTCGTCGACGACCACACCCGTGGCAAGATGGCGCGTACTGCCTACTGGTACAAATGCCTGCGCGACGGCCGGAGGCGCGTGCTCGACGGGCTGCCCCGTGTGAACGGGGTCGAACTCGATCCCGACGCCGAGCACCCGCGGATTCTCGCCGCCGTGAAGGAGATCGAGCGCTGGACGCAGCAGCGCGAGAAGGTGCTCGTGTTCGGTGTCTTCCTGCGTCCGCTTCGACTCCTCCGTGACGTGCTCAACGTTCGTCACGCCCTGCGCGCGGTCAGTGCGGGTCGGCCCATCGCCCACGCGGTTCACAGCGATGCCGCGCTGCTCGGGATTGCGGTTCGACAGCGCGAGCGCCTGTGGGACGAGGGGGCGCTTTCGGGTCGTTTGTCGATGCGCGACGTCACGGAGATGCGACGCGCGCTGGCCGATGGCCACAAGGCCTACGAGCGACTGCGGAACAAGGTGCACAGGCGTGCCAAGCAGCCAGTCGCCTCGTGGATGGGGGATCCATCGCTGTTCGGCGGTGCGCGGAGAGACAGCGCCCTTCAGAAGGCCCTCGAACATCACCTCGCCTCGTTCCTCCTCGAGGATGTTCTCGCGATGCGCGATGACGCCCACGAGACGCTCTCGAACAACGACGACGTCTCCGACGAGCGCGTCCACGAACTCTCGAACATCTTCGTCGAAGAACGCTTCCGCCCGCTGCTCGGCGAGCTGGATGGTGAAGACGTCGACGAAGATCAGGCTGCCTTCCGACAGGATGCCCTGCGAGCGCTCCTGGAGGATGACGATGTCCGCCAGAGCTTCCACGCACGACTTCTCCAGGGGGCGACGCGCTGGCAGACCCGGCGCTATCTGCAGGCCGCCTTCAACCGACCTGGCGCCTCGCCCGGAGTCCTCATCGCTCAGAGTCAGGTGGGACGCGAGGGACTCAATCTCCACGAGTCCTGTCGCGTGGTCGTGCAGTTTCATGCCGAGTGGAACCCTGCCGTCCTCGAGCAGCAGATCGGACGTGTCGATCGCAAGGGGAGCTTCTGGGAGCGGCGTGCTCGGTCGTGGCTTGATGCGGGAGCTCAGGGGGAGCCTCCGTTCATCGAGGTGCGGCAGCTCGTCTTCGAGGGCACGTATGATGCTTTCCAGTGGGATCGGGTGATGGGCCGGCAACATCACTTCGATGCGAGTCTCTTTGGTGCGCTCTTGCCGGCCGAGGCTTGGGAGCGGGTGCCGGAAGTGCGTTTGAGGGGTCTTCGGGAGGCGGCTCCTTCGTTTCAGCCGACGCTGGGTCGAGTCGTCAGGTCGACGTGA
- a CDS encoding integrase core domain-containing protein, whose amino-acid sequence MSVIDRIKRAAALTLRTVEFGYYHVLLSTVDRVSRLPRNTTVPEAMRLYRENIALKAQLDALEAELAQRTKPAPVPMATRASQVFAYFLTRGDEPFQRYFLSASLSTVKRWATRFRSLFRRRNVGGRPPLDEKVVELIVTLKRENPAWGCRRIREELRRMGIRVSEPTVSRILKENGFSPRPGRKLDFERVRSSAKDALWALDYFAVQTAKGVWLQALLIIDVHTRELIDLRVHDGWDVDSVWTIRMFNEACAREKRSPKAVVHDHGAHFMGQFERQMRVLDIENELTPVGLPSMNCYAERAIGSIRRELLRQIRVADAKELQFFLDEYRRYANTERPHQGIEGRTPEERSQDTPLAELIDLDTVRRRKLERREYAHGLLRGYALAEDVPSAKAA is encoded by the coding sequence ATGAGCGTCATCGACCGCATCAAGCGCGCCGCCGCCCTCACGCTCCGCACCGTCGAGTTCGGCTACTACCACGTGCTCCTCTCGACGGTGGATCGCGTCTCGCGCCTCCCGCGCAACACGACGGTGCCCGAGGCGATGCGCCTCTACCGCGAGAACATCGCGCTGAAGGCGCAGCTGGACGCGCTCGAGGCCGAGCTTGCCCAGCGCACCAAGCCCGCGCCCGTGCCGATGGCGACGCGCGCGTCGCAGGTCTTCGCGTACTTCCTCACGCGCGGTGACGAGCCCTTCCAGCGTTACTTCCTCTCGGCGTCGCTCAGCACCGTGAAGCGGTGGGCGACCCGGTTCCGCTCGCTGTTCCGACGTCGGAACGTCGGCGGGCGCCCGCCGCTCGACGAGAAGGTCGTCGAGCTCATCGTCACGTTGAAGCGCGAGAACCCGGCGTGGGGCTGCCGTCGCATCCGCGAGGAGCTGCGGCGCATGGGCATCCGCGTGAGCGAGCCCACCGTCTCGCGCATCCTCAAGGAGAACGGGTTCTCGCCTCGGCCGGGGCGGAAGCTCGACTTCGAGCGCGTGAGGTCATCTGCGAAGGACGCGCTCTGGGCGCTCGACTACTTCGCGGTGCAGACGGCCAAGGGCGTTTGGCTGCAGGCACTTCTCATCATCGACGTCCACACCCGCGAGCTGATCGACTTGCGCGTCCACGACGGCTGGGACGTCGACTCGGTGTGGACCATCCGCATGTTCAACGAGGCCTGCGCTCGCGAGAAGCGCTCGCCGAAGGCGGTGGTTCATGACCACGGCGCGCACTTCATGGGGCAGTTCGAGCGCCAGATGCGCGTCCTGGACATCGAGAACGAGCTCACTCCGGTCGGGTTGCCGTCGATGAACTGCTACGCCGAGCGCGCCATCGGCTCCATTCGCCGCGAGCTGCTCCGGCAGATCCGCGTGGCCGATGCGAAGGAGCTGCAGTTCTTCCTCGACGAGTACCGGCGCTACGCGAACACCGAGCGCCCGCACCAAGGCATCGAGGGGCGCACGCCGGAGGAGCGCTCGCAGGACACGCCGCTCGCCGAGCTCATCGACCTCGACACGGTCCGGCGTCGGAAGCTCGAGCGCCGCGAGTACGCTCACGGGCTGCTCCGGGGCTACGCGCTCGCCGAAGACGTCCCGTCGGCCAAGGCAGCCTGA
- a CDS encoding ATP-binding protein: MAMKPWYKIVTPREDLREGKPLDASEFAVHLDHVRDGRAPAVYQNPAEFFERTFLTKNLSELTAQVVRRLSGVKVETSAIFNLSTQFGGGKTHSLTLLFHLAQNGDASKSWKGVSGILQNAGVTTVPKAATAIFVGTEFDSITGRGGHDGTPLRKTPWGEIAFQLGGEEGFKLVEQHEKELTAPGGDVIERMLPKGKPTLILFDELMNYVSRSRKSGLASQLYTFLHNLSEVARGRDNVVLAVSIPASELEMTAEDQSDFERFKKLLDRLGKAVIMSAEAETSEIIRRRLFEWQGLPKEAIATIEEYEAWLQANKQQLPSWFPVENAREAMKASYPFHPSLLSVFERKWQGLPRFQQTRGVLRLLALWVSKAYAEGYKGAHKDPLISLGTAPLEDPLFRAALFEQLGEARLEPAVTTDIAGKDHAHALRLDTEATPELKKARLHRKVATTILFESNGGQQRGEATLPEVRLAVAEPALDIGNVEQCLEALTDSCYFLAAEKNRYRFSFQPNLNKLLADRRASVSTASIDEVVRKEIQKVFGAGTGLERVYFPKKSNDVPDRALLTLVVLAPENTAPEPATKNLISTMTTESGASSRTFKSALIWIVPEDATTLLEEARKLLAWKDIDADSGELKLDETQQRQLTENTKRAERDLREAVWRAYKNVFLLGDDNSLRKIDLGLVHSSAAGSLVELILARLRQEDIVVEGVSPNFLTRYWPPALPEWSTKSVRDAFYASPKFPRLLKPDAVKDTISRGLDAGTVAYVGKAADGGYEPFVYKRSLGSNDIEIAEDVYLIVRERAEEYVAQKAAPAAPAGATQPVSGGGAAPSGGTANPQPTGILRGVTPTSTTTTATSGTSEPPPSTEIAGFQWTGEISPQKWMNFYTKVLSRFATSGGLKLTVSVDVEPPGGTTVSKVEETKVALRELGLSEDVDLKHR, translated from the coding sequence ATGGCAATGAAGCCCTGGTACAAAATCGTCACCCCGCGCGAAGATCTGCGCGAAGGCAAGCCGCTCGACGCGTCTGAATTCGCGGTCCACCTCGACCACGTTCGCGATGGGCGCGCGCCGGCTGTGTACCAGAACCCGGCCGAGTTCTTCGAGCGCACCTTCCTCACGAAGAACCTGAGCGAGCTCACCGCGCAGGTCGTGCGGCGCCTATCGGGCGTGAAGGTCGAGACCTCGGCCATCTTCAACCTCTCGACGCAGTTCGGTGGTGGCAAGACCCACTCGCTGACCTTGCTCTTTCACCTCGCCCAGAACGGCGACGCGTCGAAGTCGTGGAAGGGCGTGAGCGGCATCCTGCAGAACGCGGGCGTGACCACCGTGCCGAAGGCGGCGACGGCCATCTTCGTCGGAACCGAATTCGACTCCATCACCGGTCGCGGTGGCCACGACGGCACGCCGCTGCGCAAGACGCCGTGGGGCGAGATCGCCTTCCAGCTCGGCGGCGAGGAGGGCTTCAAGCTCGTCGAGCAGCATGAGAAGGAGCTGACCGCGCCCGGAGGCGACGTCATCGAGCGCATGCTCCCGAAGGGCAAGCCGACGCTCATCCTGTTCGACGAGCTGATGAACTACGTGAGCCGCAGCCGCAAGAGCGGGCTCGCCAGTCAGCTCTACACGTTCCTGCACAACCTCTCCGAGGTTGCGCGCGGCCGCGACAACGTGGTGCTGGCTGTGTCGATCCCGGCATCTGAGTTGGAGATGACCGCGGAGGACCAGTCCGACTTCGAGCGCTTCAAGAAGCTGCTCGACCGTCTCGGCAAGGCTGTGATCATGTCGGCCGAGGCCGAAACCTCTGAGATCATCCGCCGCCGCCTCTTCGAGTGGCAGGGGCTGCCGAAGGAGGCCATCGCAACCATCGAGGAGTACGAGGCGTGGCTGCAGGCCAACAAGCAGCAGCTCCCGAGCTGGTTCCCGGTCGAGAACGCACGCGAGGCGATGAAGGCCTCGTACCCCTTCCACCCGTCGCTGCTCTCGGTGTTCGAGCGCAAGTGGCAGGGCCTCCCTCGCTTCCAGCAGACGCGCGGCGTACTGCGGCTACTCGCGCTGTGGGTATCGAAGGCCTACGCCGAGGGCTACAAGGGAGCGCACAAGGACCCGCTCATCTCGCTCGGGACGGCGCCTCTCGAAGACCCGCTGTTCCGCGCGGCGCTCTTCGAGCAGCTCGGCGAGGCACGCCTCGAGCCCGCCGTGACCACAGACATCGCCGGGAAGGACCACGCGCACGCGCTGCGGCTCGACACGGAGGCGACGCCCGAGCTGAAGAAGGCGCGGCTTCACCGCAAGGTCGCGACGACGATCTTGTTCGAGTCGAACGGAGGTCAGCAGCGTGGGGAGGCGACCTTGCCCGAGGTGCGCCTGGCTGTGGCCGAGCCCGCGCTCGACATCGGCAACGTCGAGCAGTGTCTCGAAGCGCTGACCGACAGTTGCTACTTCCTCGCGGCCGAGAAGAACCGCTACCGCTTCAGCTTCCAGCCGAACCTAAACAAGCTCCTCGCGGATCGCCGCGCGAGCGTCAGCACGGCGTCGATCGACGAAGTGGTGCGCAAGGAGATCCAGAAGGTCTTCGGAGCAGGCACGGGCCTCGAGCGCGTCTACTTCCCGAAGAAGAGCAACGACGTGCCCGACCGCGCATTGCTCACACTCGTCGTGCTGGCTCCCGAAAACACTGCACCGGAGCCTGCGACGAAGAACCTGATCTCCACAATGACGACCGAGAGCGGCGCATCCTCGCGCACCTTCAAAAGCGCGCTCATCTGGATCGTGCCGGAGGATGCAACGACGCTCCTCGAGGAGGCCCGCAAGCTCCTGGCGTGGAAGGACATCGACGCGGACTCCGGCGAGCTGAAGCTCGATGAAACGCAGCAGCGGCAACTCACCGAGAACACCAAGCGCGCCGAGCGCGACCTGCGCGAGGCCGTGTGGCGCGCGTACAAGAACGTCTTCCTGCTCGGCGACGACAACTCGCTGCGGAAGATCGACCTCGGGCTCGTTCACTCGAGCGCGGCGGGCTCGCTGGTGGAGTTGATCCTCGCGCGCCTCCGGCAGGAGGACATCGTCGTCGAGGGCGTCAGCCCGAACTTTCTCACGCGCTACTGGCCGCCCGCGCTGCCCGAGTGGAGCACCAAGTCGGTGCGCGACGCCTTCTACGCCTCACCGAAGTTCCCGAGGCTGCTGAAGCCCGATGCAGTGAAGGACACCATCTCGCGCGGCCTCGACGCTGGCACCGTGGCATACGTCGGCAAGGCAGCCGACGGCGGCTATGAGCCGTTCGTCTACAAGCGCTCCCTCGGTTCCAACGACATCGAGATCGCCGAGGACGTGTACCTGATCGTCCGCGAGCGCGCGGAAGAGTACGTCGCCCAGAAGGCCGCGCCTGCGGCGCCCGCAGGCGCCACACAACCCGTCTCGGGTGGGGGAGCGGCTCCGTCCGGGGGCACGGCGAACCCGCAGCCGACGGGCATCCTGCGCGGCGTGACGCCTACGTCCACGACCACCACGGCAACGAGCGGAACTTCGGAACCGCCACCCTCCACCGAGATCGCCGGATTCCAGTGGACCGGCGAGATCTCGCCGCAGAAGTGGATGAACTTCTACACGAAGGTCCTCTCGCGCTTCGCGACCAGCGGCGGATTGAAGCTCACCGTCTCGGTCGATGTCGAGCCCCCTGGCGGCACCACGGTCTCGAAGGTCGAGGAGACGAAGGTGGCACTCCGCGAGCTGGGGCTTTCGGAGGACGTCGACCTCAAGCACCGCTGA
- a CDS encoding DUF1156 domain-containing protein, translating into MLATETYPRRLIEVDLPIAQVSEHARNGRSVHHGHITAIHIWWARKPLPSCRAAALAASLIDPLDPACPDAFKAQARDVLGQLYGTPFDGDGEALRRGLLRLVSDFASWQRATDPAFRDAARTLASSAHASLFDGGPSFLADPFCGGGSIPLEGLRLGTTSYASDLNPVATLISKVTLEYVQQFGEQLFSEVTRWGTQIAKQSREELQQFYPVVTGAGAQLPVAYISFRRIQCEGPRCGADVVLTSKFHLSRRGERTIGIKLAGWDGPTPRFEIAEGSLRSFPEPTVRRGAATCLKCGYTIPVERVREQLTARSGGAPSALLVAVALGGASGERSFRAPTHEDHVALAAASKAVAALDRTQGDELPGEPLPPIGTLGFRVQRYGMVRWRDLFTPRQLLTLTTLARLVREAMPDDRTPNGLGVAVRSCLALAVDRLCDYQNTGCSWNPSGSALPHLFTRQALPIIWDYGEANPLASSSGSWSGAVEHVVRGLRNAHVTAGGHGADVGMASASHHPLPTDCAHILITDPPYYDAIPYADLSDFFYVWLRRMLGSDHPELFKTALVPRENEAIVNPVAGKDRDYYRRIMTAALAEARRVTRPDGIGVIIFAHKSTSGWEDLLAAMIDAGWIITASWPIDTENAPRLRARNSAVLGSSIHLVCRPREHRDGRLIVDTVGDWRDILSALPKRIAEWMPRLAREGIVGADAIFACLGPALELFSRYARVEKVSGAIVPLEEYLEQVWATVSREALAMIFDEAETTGLEEDARITAMWLWTLAGPGSSRGSEAGDDEPAGDDENADSEGALAGFSLEYDAARKIAQGLGARLESLDHVVEVKGETARLLAVAERTKYLFGGADAVPAPKRSSKKKQMSLFAELEHAADEQGWGDVGSPKAGATSLDRVHQAMLLFASGRGEALKRFLVQEGVGQGPLFWKLAQSFSALYPSGSDEKRWVDGVLARKKGLGFG; encoded by the coding sequence ATGCTCGCGACCGAGACCTACCCGCGCCGGCTCATCGAGGTCGATCTTCCAATCGCCCAGGTGTCCGAACACGCGCGCAATGGGCGCTCGGTCCATCACGGCCACATCACCGCGATCCACATCTGGTGGGCGCGCAAGCCCCTGCCGTCGTGTCGCGCAGCCGCCCTGGCTGCCTCGCTGATCGATCCCCTCGATCCCGCGTGCCCCGACGCGTTCAAGGCACAGGCACGCGACGTCCTCGGGCAGCTCTACGGCACGCCGTTCGACGGCGACGGCGAGGCGCTCAGGCGCGGGCTGCTCCGGTTGGTCTCTGACTTCGCGTCGTGGCAGCGCGCTACCGACCCGGCCTTCCGCGACGCCGCGCGCACGCTCGCATCGTCCGCGCACGCCTCACTGTTCGACGGCGGTCCCTCGTTCCTCGCCGATCCGTTCTGCGGTGGCGGCTCGATCCCGCTCGAGGGCCTGCGCCTTGGCACGACGTCCTACGCCTCCGACCTGAACCCGGTCGCGACGCTCATCAGCAAGGTCACCCTCGAGTACGTCCAGCAGTTCGGGGAGCAGCTTTTTAGCGAGGTGACGCGCTGGGGCACGCAGATCGCGAAGCAATCTCGTGAGGAGCTGCAGCAGTTCTATCCCGTCGTGACGGGCGCAGGAGCGCAGCTGCCCGTGGCGTACATCTCGTTCCGCCGCATTCAGTGCGAGGGTCCGAGGTGTGGCGCCGACGTTGTGCTCACCAGCAAGTTCCACCTGTCGCGCCGTGGCGAACGGACCATCGGCATCAAGCTCGCGGGCTGGGATGGGCCGACGCCTAGGTTCGAGATCGCCGAAGGCAGCCTGCGGTCGTTTCCCGAGCCGACGGTTCGGCGTGGCGCCGCGACCTGCCTGAAGTGCGGCTACACGATCCCCGTCGAGCGTGTGCGCGAGCAGCTCACCGCGCGCTCGGGTGGTGCGCCCTCCGCGCTACTTGTTGCCGTGGCCCTCGGCGGCGCCTCCGGGGAGCGCTCGTTCCGCGCGCCGACGCACGAGGACCACGTCGCGCTCGCAGCGGCCTCGAAGGCTGTGGCCGCGCTCGATCGGACGCAGGGCGACGAGCTTCCCGGCGAGCCGCTTCCGCCCATCGGCACGCTCGGCTTCCGCGTGCAGCGCTACGGCATGGTCCGCTGGCGCGATCTCTTCACGCCGCGCCAGCTCCTGACGCTCACGACGCTCGCGCGCCTTGTGCGTGAGGCGATGCCCGATGACCGCACGCCGAACGGTCTCGGCGTCGCCGTGCGCTCGTGCCTCGCGCTCGCGGTCGATCGGCTCTGCGACTACCAGAACACCGGCTGCTCCTGGAACCCGAGCGGCTCGGCGCTACCGCATCTGTTCACGCGGCAGGCGCTGCCGATCATCTGGGACTACGGCGAGGCGAACCCGCTCGCGTCTTCGTCGGGCTCGTGGTCGGGCGCGGTCGAGCACGTCGTCCGTGGCCTGCGCAATGCGCACGTCACGGCGGGCGGCCACGGCGCCGACGTCGGCATGGCCTCGGCAAGCCACCACCCGCTGCCGACGGACTGCGCGCACATCCTCATCACCGATCCGCCCTACTACGACGCCATCCCATACGCGGATCTCTCGGACTTCTTCTACGTCTGGCTGAGGCGCATGCTCGGCAGCGACCACCCGGAGCTGTTCAAGACGGCGCTCGTGCCACGCGAGAACGAGGCGATCGTCAACCCGGTCGCCGGCAAGGACCGCGACTACTACCGGCGCATCATGACCGCGGCGCTCGCCGAGGCGCGACGTGTGACGCGCCCCGATGGCATCGGCGTCATCATCTTTGCGCACAAGTCGACGAGCGGTTGGGAGGACCTCCTCGCCGCAATGATCGACGCGGGTTGGATTATCACCGCCTCGTGGCCCATCGACACCGAGAACGCCCCGCGCCTGCGCGCACGGAACTCGGCGGTTCTCGGATCGTCGATCCACCTCGTGTGCCGCCCACGCGAGCACCGCGACGGACGCCTCATCGTGGACACTGTAGGCGACTGGCGCGACATCCTCTCAGCCCTCCCGAAACGCATTGCCGAGTGGATGCCGCGGCTCGCCCGCGAGGGCATCGTCGGCGCCGACGCGATCTTCGCGTGCCTCGGCCCCGCGCTGGAGCTGTTCTCGCGCTACGCCCGCGTCGAGAAGGTCTCCGGTGCCATCGTGCCACTCGAGGAGTACCTAGAGCAGGTCTGGGCCACCGTCTCGCGCGAAGCCCTCGCGATGATCTTCGACGAGGCCGAGACCACAGGGCTCGAAGAGGACGCGCGCATCACTGCGATGTGGCTCTGGACGCTCGCCGGCCCGGGCTCGTCGAGGGGCTCGGAAGCCGGAGACGACGAGCCGGCTGGCGACGACGAGAACGCCGATAGCGAAGGAGCGCTGGCTGGCTTCAGTCTCGAGTACGACGCAGCTCGCAAGATTGCCCAAGGGCTCGGTGCGCGCCTCGAATCACTCGACCACGTGGTCGAAGTGAAGGGCGAGACCGCGCGCCTTCTCGCGGTTGCCGAGCGCACGAAGTACCTCTTCGGCGGTGCCGACGCGGTGCCCGCGCCGAAGCGGTCGTCGAAGAAGAAGCAGATGTCGCTCTTCGCCGAGCTGGAACACGCTGCCGACGAGCAGGGCTGGGGCGACGTCGGCTCGCCCAAGGCAGGCGCCACCTCGCTCGACCGCGTCCATCAGGCGATGCTGCTCTTCGCCTCCGGGCGCGGTGAGGCGCTGAAGCGCTTCCTGGTGCAGGAGGGCGTCGGCCAGGGCCCGCTGTTCTGGAAGCTCGCCCAATCGTTCTCGGCCCTATACCCAAGCGGCTCCGACGAAAAGCGCTGGGTCGATGGCGTGCTTGCGCGCAAGAAGGGGCTGGGCTTCGGATGA
- a CDS encoding ATP-binding protein, giving the protein MATKRFDPRKLMELAVDVMVRSTQEPRGDGKASPLVGAVLWNDGVTDTASRSELRDGDHAEFTLLERKHRSDKLDDAVLFSTLEPCAPGARKHPKLSCAERIVLARIKEIWVGVEDPDPTVDRKGIKYLQDSGVKVHIFDRDLQERIRATNRKFIAQAEVRAAAAREGGGKQPASLSEFEGPQRGATLGDLDAAALKEYRATFDKGTRTVAEFHRRLAKQGLLVEQKGKFVPTGFGTLLFGKQPRELLPQAGLLGTITYEDGREEPRDFVGPAIEAPDQAIAWLKDKLPNPITRTSAKRKEVRETFYELLREGIVNALVHRDYAIKGAKCQLIASPHKVVVMSPGAPVEPITMKQLEAFDAPMLSRNPVMHFVFGKMKLAEERGLGLRSMRERASAAGLPLPSYTYKGPYVVLTMYPDAASVTADVSDNKALTELSAAERVGWAWLVTRERATSPEYQEALELPNRTALNHLKRMTELGLLRRVGAGRATYYEVVRP; this is encoded by the coding sequence ATGGCGACCAAGCGCTTCGATCCCAGAAAGCTCATGGAGCTGGCCGTCGACGTGATGGTCCGATCGACGCAGGAGCCGCGCGGCGACGGCAAGGCGAGCCCGCTCGTCGGCGCCGTGCTCTGGAACGACGGTGTGACCGACACCGCGAGCCGCAGCGAGCTTCGCGACGGCGACCACGCGGAGTTCACGCTCCTCGAGCGGAAGCACCGGAGCGACAAGCTCGACGACGCCGTCCTCTTCAGCACCCTCGAACCCTGCGCCCCTGGCGCGCGCAAGCACCCGAAGCTCTCCTGCGCCGAGCGCATCGTGCTCGCTCGCATCAAGGAGATCTGGGTCGGCGTGGAAGATCCCGATCCGACCGTTGACCGCAAGGGCATCAAGTACCTGCAGGACAGCGGCGTGAAGGTGCACATCTTCGACCGCGATCTGCAGGAGCGCATCCGCGCGACGAACCGCAAGTTCATCGCGCAGGCCGAGGTGCGCGCGGCAGCAGCACGCGAAGGCGGCGGCAAGCAGCCCGCATCGCTGTCCGAGTTCGAGGGCCCCCAGCGTGGCGCTACCCTCGGCGATCTCGATGCCGCGGCACTGAAGGAGTACCGCGCGACGTTCGACAAGGGCACGCGCACGGTCGCCGAGTTCCACAGGCGCCTTGCTAAGCAGGGCCTCCTCGTCGAGCAGAAGGGCAAGTTCGTCCCGACCGGTTTCGGCACACTGCTCTTCGGCAAGCAGCCGCGCGAGCTGCTTCCGCAAGCAGGGCTCCTCGGCACTATCACCTACGAAGACGGCCGGGAGGAGCCGCGCGACTTCGTCGGCCCCGCCATCGAGGCTCCCGACCAGGCCATCGCATGGCTGAAGGACAAGCTGCCGAACCCGATCACCCGCACATCGGCCAAGCGCAAGGAGGTCCGCGAGACGTTCTACGAGCTGCTTCGCGAGGGCATCGTCAACGCGCTGGTGCATCGCGACTACGCGATCAAGGGCGCGAAGTGCCAGCTCATCGCCAGCCCGCACAAGGTCGTCGTGATGAGCCCCGGTGCGCCCGTCGAGCCGATCACGATGAAGCAGCTCGAGGCCTTCGACGCGCCGATGCTGAGCCGCAACCCGGTGATGCACTTCGTCTTCGGCAAGATGAAGCTCGCCGAGGAGCGTGGGCTCGGCCTGCGCTCGATGCGCGAGCGTGCGTCGGCTGCGGGGCTGCCCTTGCCCTCGTACACGTACAAGGGGCCGTACGTCGTGCTCACGATGTACCCCGACGCCGCCTCGGTCACGGCGGACGTCAGCGACAACAAGGCTCTCACCGAGCTGAGCGCCGCGGAGCGCGTGGGCTGGGCGTGGCTCGTCACCCGCGAGCGCGCCACGTCGCCCGAGTACCAAGAGGCGCTGGAGCTCCCCAACCGCACGGCGCTCAACCACCTCAAGCGGATGACCGAGCTTGGGCTGCTTCGTCGAGTCGGCGCGGGCCGGGCGACCTACTACGAGGTGGTGCGCCCATGA